A single region of the Mycobacteriales bacterium genome encodes:
- the aroA gene encoding 3-phosphoshikimate 1-carboxyvinyltransferase, producing the protein MSTWRAPVATGPVEAVVRLPGSKSVTNRALVLAALAPGTSRLREPLRARDTTLMLAALQALGATVADDGDWHVTGSVAGARGDTAVSVGNAGTAARFLPALAALRSGVTAFTGDPRMSERPLSPLVAALRALGAEVDGEAVPLRVLGRGSLRGGAVTVDASASSQLVSGLLLAGPLMDDGLVLRHEGPPVPSRPHLDMTVAMMRAFGATVAADGDTWTVAPGGYRPHDVEVEPDLSNAAPFLAAAVVTGGTVRVPGWPVTTDQPGAALPALLERAGARWTLDGAGLTLRGPAAVAAFDVDLRHAGEVAPVLAAVACVASGPCALRGIGHLRAQETDRLAALRTELAAHGARVADTADSLTVTPGPLRPGPFATYDDHRLVHAAAVLGLAVEVDVLGAETVGKTMPDFADRWAAMLG; encoded by the coding sequence CTGAGCACCTGGCGCGCCCCCGTCGCGACCGGTCCGGTCGAGGCCGTCGTCCGCCTGCCCGGCTCGAAGTCCGTCACCAACCGCGCCCTCGTCCTCGCCGCGCTGGCGCCCGGCACGTCCCGGCTGCGGGAGCCGCTGCGCGCCCGTGACACGACGCTGATGCTCGCCGCGCTCCAGGCGTTGGGCGCGACCGTCGCCGACGACGGCGACTGGCACGTCACCGGGTCCGTCGCCGGCGCGCGCGGCGACACCGCCGTCTCCGTCGGCAACGCCGGCACCGCCGCGCGCTTCCTGCCCGCGCTGGCGGCGCTGCGTTCCGGCGTCACGGCGTTCACCGGCGACCCGCGCATGTCCGAACGCCCGCTGTCCCCCCTCGTCGCCGCGCTCCGCGCGCTCGGCGCGGAGGTCGACGGCGAGGCGGTGCCGTTGCGCGTGCTGGGTCGCGGGTCGCTGCGCGGCGGCGCGGTCACCGTGGACGCGAGCGCGTCGTCGCAGCTCGTCTCCGGGCTGCTGCTCGCCGGCCCGCTCATGGACGACGGACTGGTGCTGCGGCACGAGGGGCCGCCGGTCCCGAGCCGGCCGCACCTGGACATGACCGTCGCGATGATGCGGGCGTTCGGCGCGACCGTCGCCGCCGACGGCGACACCTGGACCGTCGCGCCCGGCGGGTACCGGCCGCACGACGTCGAGGTGGAGCCGGACCTGTCGAACGCCGCGCCGTTCCTCGCGGCGGCCGTTGTCACCGGCGGCACCGTACGCGTGCCCGGCTGGCCGGTCACCACCGACCAGCCCGGCGCCGCCCTGCCCGCGCTGCTCGAACGCGCCGGTGCCCGCTGGACCCTCGACGGCGCCGGCCTGACGCTGCGCGGCCCGGCGGCGGTGGCGGCGTTCGACGTGGACCTGCGCCACGCCGGCGAGGTCGCACCGGTGCTCGCCGCCGTCGCCTGCGTCGCGTCCGGCCCGTGCGCGCTGCGCGGCATCGGCCACCTGCGGGCGCAGGAGACCGACCGGCTGGCGGCGTTGCGGACCGAGCTCGCCGCCCACGGCGCGCGGGTCGCCGACACCGCCGACTCGCTCACCGTCACGCCGGGGCCGTTGCGGCCCGGGCCGTTCGCGACGTACGACGACCACCGCCTCGTCCACGCCGCCGCCGTGCTCGGCCTCGCCGTCGAGGTCGACGTGCTCGGCGCGGAGACCGTCGGCAAGACCATGCCGGACTTCGCCGACCGCTGGGCGGCGATGCTCGGGTGA
- a CDS encoding LPXTG cell wall anchor domain-containing protein translates to MRRVLGTLALTACAVLGTGVASAQAPCDTYSGVCVEGTKTVKPSVRPSRSGLPFTGAEVTGLVAAGAGAVAGGTALVVAGRRRRRTVPTPA, encoded by the coding sequence ATGCGACGCGTCCTCGGCACTCTCGCGCTGACCGCCTGTGCGGTGCTCGGTACCGGGGTCGCCTCGGCCCAGGCGCCGTGCGACACCTACTCGGGGGTATGCGTCGAGGGCACCAAGACGGTCAAGCCGTCGGTGCGCCCCTCGCGTTCCGGCCTGCCGTTCACGGGGGCCGAGGTCACCGGGCTGGTCGCCGCCGGTGCGGGTGCGGTCGCGGGCGGCACCGCCCTCGTCGTCGCCGGCCGCCGTCGCCGCCGGACCGTCCCCACCCCGGCCTGA
- a CDS encoding DUF2087 domain-containing protein, translated as MTNAATLLGLLADEDRLKVVAALALGARTTVDVRNAAGLDGRAAGKALARLEDAGLVVADGDAWTLDTALLREAARAGAVAPPEEDYGAVDAETAKVLRTFLRDGRIVKMPAQRGRRRLLLEHVVQVFEPGERYAEKDVNVMLRAFTDDYVTIRRYLVDEDLLAREAGVYWRSGGPVVL; from the coding sequence GTGACCAACGCCGCGACGTTGCTGGGTCTGCTCGCCGACGAGGACCGGCTGAAGGTCGTCGCCGCCCTCGCGCTCGGCGCCCGCACGACCGTCGACGTCCGCAACGCCGCCGGGCTCGACGGCCGCGCGGCCGGCAAGGCGCTGGCGCGGCTCGAGGACGCCGGCCTGGTCGTCGCCGACGGCGACGCGTGGACGCTGGACACGGCGCTGCTGCGCGAGGCGGCGCGGGCGGGCGCGGTGGCGCCGCCGGAGGAGGACTACGGCGCCGTCGACGCGGAGACCGCGAAGGTGCTGCGGACGTTCCTGCGCGACGGGCGGATCGTGAAGATGCCGGCGCAGCGCGGGCGGCGCCGGCTGCTGCTGGAGCACGTGGTGCAGGTGTTCGAGCCGGGGGAGCGGTACGCGGAGAAGGACGTCAACGTCATGCTGCGGGCGTTCACCGACGACTACGTGACGATCCGCCGCTACCTCGTGGACGAGGACCTGCTGGCGCGGGAGGCCGGCGTCTACTGGCGCAGCGGCGGCCCGGTGGTGCTGTAG
- the rsgA gene encoding ribosome small subunit-dependent GTPase A: MSRRELDEDDVRVRPSPGSRPRTRTRPKHADAVVGTVVTFDRGRFTCLVDGREVVAMRGGEVRRTPVVVGDRVRLVGDVSGRTDALARIVGLEPRTSLLRRTADDTDPVERPVVANADQLVVVVALADPPPRRRLVDRCLVAAFDAGLDPLLCLTKTDLASPDELLALYAPLDVPTVTTQRGTPPDAVRERLRDRVSVLVGHSGVGKSTLVNALVPDALRRTGTVSGAGKGRHTSVTAIALSLPEGGWVVDTPGIRSFGLGHVTPDSVLRAFPDLAPGAAECLPHCDHTATADDCGVAERVAEGHASADRLDSYRRLLAARTSEEE; the protein is encoded by the coding sequence GTGAGCCGCCGCGAGCTGGACGAGGACGACGTCCGCGTCCGCCCCTCGCCCGGGTCGCGGCCGCGCACCCGCACCCGGCCGAAGCACGCGGACGCCGTCGTCGGGACCGTCGTGACGTTCGACCGGGGCCGGTTCACCTGCCTGGTCGACGGCCGCGAGGTCGTCGCGATGCGCGGCGGCGAGGTGCGCCGCACCCCCGTCGTCGTCGGCGACCGGGTGCGCCTCGTCGGCGACGTGTCCGGCCGCACCGACGCGCTCGCGCGCATCGTCGGCCTCGAACCGCGCACGTCGTTGCTGCGGCGCACCGCCGACGACACCGACCCGGTCGAACGCCCCGTCGTCGCCAACGCCGACCAGCTCGTCGTCGTCGTCGCGCTCGCCGACCCGCCGCCCCGCCGGCGGCTGGTCGACCGGTGCCTCGTGGCGGCGTTCGACGCCGGGCTCGACCCGCTGCTCTGCCTCACCAAGACCGACCTGGCGTCGCCGGACGAGCTGCTCGCGCTGTACGCGCCGCTCGACGTGCCGACCGTCACCACCCAGCGCGGCACCCCGCCCGACGCCGTGCGCGAACGCCTCCGCGACCGGGTCAGCGTCCTCGTCGGCCACTCCGGCGTCGGCAAGTCCACCCTCGTCAACGCCCTCGTCCCCGACGCGCTGCGCCGCACCGGCACCGTCAGCGGCGCCGGCAAGGGCCGGCACACCTCCGTCACCGCGATCGCGCTGTCCCTGCCCGAGGGCGGGTGGGTCGTGGACACGCCGGGGATCCGGTCGTTCGGGCTCGGGCACGTCACGCCGGACTCGGTGCTGCGGGCGTTCCCCGACCTCGCGCCCGGCGCCGCCGAGTGCCTGCCGCACTGCGACCACACCGCCACCGCCGACGACTGCGGCGTCGCCGAACGCGTCGCCGAGGGCCACGCGTCCGCCGACCGCCTCGACTCCTACCGCCGCCTCCTCGCCGCGCGGACGAGCGAGGAGGAGTAG